A genomic window from Cutibacterium acnes includes:
- a CDS encoding B3/4 domain-containing protein: MTPETFLDACTVDEAVFELRPDYRALLLVVDGLTPPASGEGNNMVDTLIAQAEAHARNLLADSPVNELAHIASWREAFRGFGAKPQRTRNCLEALTRRAEKGLPRVNALTDVYNAISVLHQIPLGGEDLHRYNGPARLIRATGQESFDTTANGEAVIEHPEIGEVIWCDDAGVTCRRWNWRQGRRTGLTDTTRTALFILDALAPVTDEELHATSDALIEALANLGENVQTTTRLIGAQPSGN, translated from the coding sequence ATGACTCCCGAGACCTTCCTCGACGCCTGCACAGTGGACGAGGCCGTATTCGAACTGCGCCCAGACTACCGAGCCCTGCTGCTCGTGGTCGACGGCCTCACCCCGCCTGCATCCGGAGAGGGCAACAACATGGTCGACACACTCATCGCTCAGGCGGAGGCCCACGCGCGTAATCTCCTGGCAGATTCGCCAGTGAATGAGCTTGCGCATATCGCCTCGTGGCGGGAGGCATTTCGGGGCTTCGGGGCGAAGCCACAGCGCACGCGCAACTGTCTCGAAGCCCTCACCCGCCGCGCCGAGAAAGGTCTACCGCGGGTGAACGCGCTTACTGACGTCTACAACGCGATCTCGGTGCTGCACCAGATTCCCCTCGGCGGCGAGGACCTTCATCGCTACAACGGCCCGGCACGTCTGATCCGTGCCACGGGACAAGAATCGTTCGACACGACCGCGAACGGAGAGGCCGTGATCGAGCACCCTGAAATCGGTGAGGTCATCTGGTGCGACGACGCCGGGGTGACGTGCCGGCGGTGGAATTGGCGGCAGGGTCGACGCACCGGCCTCACCGATACCACTCGGACGGCGTTGTTCATCCTCGACGCCCTCGCCCCAGTTACCGACGAGGAACTGCACGCCACCAGCGACGCACTCATTGAGGCGCTGGCGAACCTAGGCGAAAACGTGCAGACCACAACACGGCTGATAGGCGCGCAACCCAGCGGGAACTGA
- a CDS encoding helix-turn-helix domain-containing protein translates to MDTGAEPLAHAIGARVKQQRMTRRWTLDQLASYAGVSRRVLVNVEQGAVNPRVGTLLRLSDALGVGLPALVEPPASRTPKLTRNGQGAALWTGEAGGKGMLVAGTEPPDVVELWDWTLAPGERHDSEAHSDGTRELLHVQEGTVIVEVDGNRYDLAPGDALSFYGDAAHAYINSTDNSARFSLTVFEPDVGTAH, encoded by the coding sequence ATGGACACGGGCGCAGAGCCATTGGCACATGCGATCGGCGCACGGGTCAAGCAACAGCGCATGACCCGGAGATGGACGCTCGATCAGCTCGCCAGCTACGCCGGGGTGAGCCGCCGCGTGCTCGTAAACGTCGAGCAGGGCGCAGTGAATCCACGCGTAGGCACCCTGCTACGACTCTCGGACGCGCTCGGCGTCGGGCTCCCAGCCCTCGTGGAACCCCCGGCTTCGCGCACCCCGAAACTCACCCGTAATGGGCAGGGCGCTGCCCTCTGGACTGGCGAAGCAGGCGGCAAGGGCATGCTGGTCGCGGGCACGGAGCCGCCGGATGTGGTCGAACTGTGGGACTGGACGCTCGCGCCCGGTGAGCGTCACGACAGCGAAGCGCACAGCGACGGCACCCGAGAACTCCTGCACGTGCAGGAGGGGACAGTCATAGTCGAGGTCGACGGAAACCGCTACGACCTTGCACCCGGCGATGCGTTGTCGTTCTACGGCGACGCCGCCCATGCCTACATAAACTCAACCGATAATTCTGCCCGGTTCTCACTGACGGTGTTCGAGCCGGACGTGGGAACCGCACACTGA